A stretch of the Takifugu flavidus isolate HTHZ2018 chromosome 1, ASM371156v2, whole genome shotgun sequence genome encodes the following:
- the jagn1a gene encoding protein jagunal homolog 1-A, with translation MTSRVGPRSAGPNGSVKHRERVAPNYQMSSSLKSEVRKLNLVHLLIWLLVAAQVTVSHLNLVSHDTVSMPYQWEYPYLLSLIPLLCSSLSLPKNNISYLVLSMISGGLFSVAPLIYGSMEMFPVAQQLYRHGKAYRFIFGFSAVTVMYVVMVIAVQVHAWQLYYMKKLLDSWFNTTQEKKKK, from the exons ATGACGTCCCGTGTTGGCCCCAGATCTGCTGGTCCCAATGGAAGTGTGAAGCACAGAGAGCGGGTGGCTCCTAATTACCAAATGAG TTCTTCCCTTAAGTCAGAAGTGCGGAAGTTAAATCTGGTCCACCTTCTCATCTGGCTCCTGGTGGCAGCACAGGTCaccgtcagccacctcaacCTGGTGTCACATGACACCGTGTCCATGCCTTACCAGTGGGAGTACCCCTACCTGCTCAGCCTCATCCCGCTCCTCTGCAGTAGTTTGTCACTGCCAAAGAACAATATCAGTTACCTGGTCTTGTCCATGATCAGCGGGGGACTGTTCTCTGTGGCCCCGCTGATTTATGGCAGTATGGAGATGTTTCCTGTAGCGCAGCAGCTCTACCGCCACGGGAAGGCCTACCGCTTCATTTTTGGCTTCTCTGCGGTGACTGTGATGTATGTCGTCATGGTGATTGCTGTTCAGGTGCATGCCTGGCAGTTATACTACATGAAGAAATTGTTGGACTCGTGGTTCAACACAactcaggagaagaagaagaaataa
- the tfg gene encoding protein TFG translates to MNGQLDLSGKLIIKAQLGDDIRRIPIHNEDITYDELVLMMQRVFRGKLQSNDEVTIKYKDEDDDLITIFDSSDLSFAIQCSRILKLTLFVNGQPRPLESSQVKYLRRELIELRKKVNNLLDSLEPPTEPGLTATAPESESVDGREGKVVAADPTMKQATPVSAASMSAFDPLKNQDEVNKNVISAFGLSEEQAPVAHPAVAAEERSATPDSIASSSSAAPQPAVPPQPQAPYPGVQQGPPSGMDGQVYQQYQAPGGYPPQQPGAPPQQQQYAMQYSGYSTQPGAPQPGPPQPQQQQFQNYAPPSSQAPAPGPAPAAGFQGAQQPPHPSQGAQPYPPGAFPTQNYTSQASQPANYNMPPSSQPGSGYQSRPGYTPPPGSAGTPPPGAANPYARNRPPYSYTQPGPGYR, encoded by the exons ATGAACGGCCAGCTAGACCTAAGTGGGAAGCTGATCATCAAAGCCCAGTTAGGCGACGATATCAGACGCATCCCCATCCACAACGAAGACATCACCTACGATGAGCTGGTGCTGATGATGCAGCGTGTCTTCAGGGGGAAACTTCAAAGTAATGATGAGGTTACCATCAAATACAAGGATGAAG ATGATGATCTTATCACCATCTTTGACAGCTCTGACCTCTCTTTTGCCATTCAGTGCAGTAGAATACTCAAACTGACTCTGTTTG TGAACGGTCAGCCGCGGCCCTTGGAGTCCAGTCAGGTGAAGTACCTGCGCAGGGAGCTGATTGAGCTCAGGAAGAAAGTCAACAACCTCCTGGATAGCCTGGAGCCTCCCACAGAGCCCGGCCTCACCGCCACAGCACCTGAAAGTG AATCAGTAGATGGACGTGAAGGCAAAGTGGTTGCAGCCGATCCCACAATGAAACAGGCCACTCCAGTTAGTGCAGCCAGCATGTCGGCCTTTGACCCCTTAAAGAACCAGGACGAGGTCAACAAGAATGTCATCTCTGCTTTTGGCCTGAGTGAGGAGCAGGCCCCAG TTGCTCACCCTGCAGTTGCAGCAGAGGAGCGCTCGGCAACCCCCGACAGCATtgcctcatcctcctctgcagccCCTCAGCCAGCTGTGCCCCCCCAACCACAGGCTCCATACCCAGGAGTACAGCAGGGACCACCTTCTGGAATGGATG GCCAGGTGTACCAGCAGTACCAGGCTCCAGGTGGTTACCCGCCCCAACAGCCCGGCGCTccgccccagcagcagcagtatgcTATGCAGTACTCTG GATACAGTACTCAGCCTGGAGCCCCCCAGCCTGGTCCTCCGCAGccccaacagcagcagtttcagaACTACGCCCCTCCCTCTTCCCAGGCCCCGGCCCCTGgccctgctccagctgcaggcttCCAGGGTGCTCAGCAGCCACCCCATCCATCTCAGGGAGCCCAGCCGTACCCTCCAGGAGCCTTCCCTACCCAAAACTATACCTCCCAGGCCTCTCAGCCTGCCAACTACAACATGCCACCCAGCTCCCAGCCCGGCTCAGGTTACCAATCCCGTCCTGGATACACCCCACCTCCAGGCAGTGCTGGCACCCCTCCACCCGGAGCTGCTAACCCTTATGCCCGTAACCGCCCCCCTTACAGCTACACTCAGCCAGGCCCTGGCTACCGGTAA
- the col8a1a gene encoding collagen, type VIII, alpha 1a, which yields MAPLPAPLILTVIQVVLLTYVNGGAYYGHKQHPQSYQPMQHLQHMGMGKEGFPQQQYLGKEMPYRQYPQYRKELPQMPMHKGKENKGKGGGYGHQDKGLTIPRGAEGIPQGEPGPAGPQGPEGPAGPPGPPGVGQPGPLGRPGLSGPPGVPGLGKPGLPGPPGKPGENGEVGPQGEMGPRGEQGPPGQQGPQGLPGPPGLPGIGKQGVQGLPGQPGPKGEPGHKGLPGLPGLPGPKGDKGMGLPGQPGHKGLPGLPGPAGPKGMPGFGKPGLNGAPGPQGAPGDKGLPGEQGPAGPPGEGGQPGPQGLPGQGKPGQNGLPGQPGAPGPKGHLGPPGLPGKPGLPGFGKPGLPGPKGDRGLSGPPGSPGPKGEKGHGGQPGVIGPPGPNGHPGPPGSVGPPGVSGPPGPKGDCGENGPKGNDGTKGDPGPTGIPGKDGLPGERGEPGPRGSMGPIGAKGDTGHKGLPGPAGPSGSPGPKGQDGSTGEVGPQGPKGIPGMDGSAGPIGMPGLPGPKGDSGSPGLPGTPGEGMPGITGPSGPPGKEGSSGPPGQPGPPGPPGPAGEPGLSPDMAGVLSQMGPGIDGVKAGGYGKKGKYAGNGAEVMGTSGLEMPAFTAVLTSPFPPVGIPIVLDKLLYNGRQNYNPDTGIFTCDIPGIYYFAYHIHCKGANVWVALMRNNEPVMYTYDEYKKGFLDQASGSAVLPLQPGDTVYIQLPSDQASGLYAGQYVHSSFSGYLLYPM from the exons ATGgctcccctccctgcccccctcaTCCTTACAGTGATACAGGTTGTACTTCTCACTTATGTAAATGGTGGAGCCTACTATGGACACAAGCAGCATCCTCAGTCATACCAACCGATGCAGCACCTCCAACATATGGGCATGGGCAAAGAAGGCTTCCCTCAACAACAATACCTCGGAAAAGAGATGCCATATAGGCAATATCCCCAGTACCGGAAGGAGTTACCCCAGATGCCCATGCACAAGGGCAAAGAAAACAAGGGGAAAGGTGGTGGTTATGGGCATCAAGACAAAG GTCTGACAATCCctagaggagcagagggaaTTCCCCAAGGAGAGCCAGGGCCTGCTGGGCCACAAGGGCCAgaaggacctgcaggacctcctggacctccaggagTGGGACAGCCAGGACCATTGGGAAGGCCTGGACTCTCTGGTCCACCAGGAGTTCCTGGTCTTGGAAAACCAGGATTGCCAGGACCACCTGGCAAGCCAGGAGAAAATGGTGAAGTTGGACCACAGGGAGAAATGGGCCCAAGAGGTGAACAAGGACCACCTGGACAGCAAGGTCCACAGGGTCTACCCGGACCACCTGGGTTACCTGGAATAGGTAAGCAAGGTGTACAAGGATTACCGGGTCAACCAGGGCCCAAAGGAGAGCCAGGTCATAAAGGTCTTCCTGGACTCCCGGGATTACCAGGACcaaaaggagacaaaggaaTGGGCCTACCAGGACAGCCTGGTCATAAAGGGCTCCCGGGGCTCCCAGGGCCTGCTGGGCCCAAAGGAATGCCTGGCTTTGGAAAACCTGGGCTCAATGGTGCACCAGGGCCACAAGGAGCACCAGGAGATAAGGGCCTTCCTGGAGAGCAAGGACCAGCTGGACCACCTGGGGAAGGAGGACAGCCTGGACCACAAGGTTTACCAGGACAAGGAAAACCAGGTCAAAATGGCCTACCAGGTCAGCCAGGTGCACCCGGGCCAAAGGGTCATCTTGGACCACCAGGTTTGCCAGGAAAGCCAGGATTGCCAGGATTTGGCAAACCAGGGCTCCCAGGTCCAAAAGGTGATAGAGGTTTGAGTGGACCACCTGGATCTCCAGGACCTAAAGGAGAGAAAGGCCATGGAGGACAACCAGGTGTAATTGGACCCCCCGGACCAAATGGTCACCCTGGGCCACCAGGCTCTGTAGGACCCCCAGGAGTTtctggaccacctggacctAAAGGAGATTGTGGAGAAAATGGACCTAAAGGAAATGATGGAACCAAGGGTGACCCTGGTCCTACTGGTATACCTGGTAAAGATGGTTTGCCTGGTGAGCGTGGAGAGCCAGGACCACGGGGTTCAATGGGACCTATTGGTGCCAAAGGAGACACTGGCCACAAGGGTCTACCTGGCCCTGCTGGTCCATCAGGATCTCCGGGTCCAAAAGGACAAGATGGGTCAACTGGAGAAGTTGGACCACAAGGACCTAAAGGAATCCCTGGCATGGATGGTTCAGCAGGACCAATTGGAATGCCCGGTCTTCCTGGGCCAAAAGGTGATAGTGGGTCCCCTGGTCTACCGGGAACTCCAGGTGAGGGAATGCCAGGGATCACTGGTCCCAGTGGACCCCCAGGAAAAGAAGGTTCTTCAGGACCACCAGGTCAGCCTggtcctccaggacctccagggcCTGCAGGGGaaccaggtctgtctccagacATGGCCGGCGTGCTCTCTCAGATGGGCCCAGGTATAGATGGAGTAAAGGCTGGAGGTTATGGCAAGAAAGGGAAGTATGCTGGCAATGGTGCAGAAGTGATGGGTACCAGTGGGTTGGAAATGCCAGCATTTACAGCTGTGTTGACATCTCCTTTCCCACCAGTGGGCATTCCAATTGTCCTTGACAAGCTGTTGTACAATGGCCGCCAAAACTACAACCCCGACACTGGCATTTTCACCTGCGATATACCTggcatttattattttgcctaCCATATTCACTGCAAAGGTGCTAATGTGTGGGTGGCTTTGATGAGGAACAATGAGCCGGTGATGTATACATATGATGAGTACAAAAAGGGTTTTCTCGACCAAGCGTCAGGAAGTGCAGTTTTACCGCTCCAGCCTGGAGATACTGTGTATATTCAGCTGCCATCAGATCAAGCCTCAGGACTCTATGCTGGGCAGTATGTGCACTCCTCCTTCTCTGGTTATTTATTGTATCCAATGTAA